In Sporichthya polymorpha DSM 43042, a genomic segment contains:
- a CDS encoding class I SAM-dependent methyltransferase, which translates to MSEAERARYQEEIARGWSRFFEPRRYDCPWCGSHDLTQRLRTTDIMQRKPGVFYMDRCKTCNHVFQNPRLNIEGLEFYYRDFYDGFGREFIDGVFSSQGWLYEPRAKIVEGFFSPEGPKNWLDVGTGYGHFANDARKIWPNTTFDGLDMGSSLFTGKERGWLDTIYPGEIDDHVEAIRHRYDVISMHHYLEHVRDPRHDLDVVADVLREGAFVSIEVPDAQSWLGKAFGRWWAPWYQPQHQHMLPLPNLLSALKERGLNPVRVQHREAHIAGELSCAVIFFLTHVSPNPDSPWLPERTPAQRKLHEGIWKVAPKVLQQTFKADFKYLGPAVMKFGGSNAFRVLARKEG; encoded by the coding sequence CGCGCCGGTACGACTGCCCGTGGTGCGGGTCTCACGACCTCACGCAGCGGCTGCGGACGACCGACATCATGCAGCGCAAGCCCGGCGTGTTCTACATGGACCGCTGCAAGACCTGCAACCACGTCTTCCAGAACCCGCGCCTGAACATCGAGGGCCTGGAGTTCTACTACCGCGACTTCTACGACGGCTTCGGCCGCGAGTTCATCGACGGCGTCTTCTCCTCGCAGGGCTGGCTGTACGAGCCGCGCGCGAAGATCGTCGAGGGTTTCTTCTCACCGGAGGGGCCGAAGAACTGGCTCGACGTCGGCACCGGTTACGGGCACTTCGCCAACGACGCCCGCAAGATCTGGCCGAACACCACGTTCGACGGCCTCGACATGGGCTCCTCGCTGTTCACCGGCAAGGAGCGCGGCTGGCTCGACACGATCTACCCGGGCGAGATCGACGACCACGTCGAGGCGATCCGGCACCGCTACGACGTCATCTCCATGCACCACTACCTGGAGCACGTCCGCGATCCGCGGCACGACCTCGACGTCGTCGCGGACGTGCTGCGCGAGGGCGCGTTCGTCTCGATCGAGGTGCCGGACGCACAGTCCTGGCTGGGCAAGGCGTTCGGTCGTTGGTGGGCCCCCTGGTACCAGCCGCAGCACCAGCACATGCTGCCGCTGCCGAACCTGCTCTCGGCCCTCAAGGAGCGTGGTCTGAACCCGGTGCGGGTGCAGCACCGCGAGGCGCACATCGCCGGCGAGCTGTCGTGCGCGGTGATCTTCTTCCTCACGCACGTCTCGCCGAACCCGGACTCCCCGTGGCTCCCGGAGCGCACGCCGGCCCAGCGCAAGCTGCATGAGGGCATCTGGAAGGTGGCACCGAAGGTGCTGCAGCAGACCTTCAAGGCCGACTTCAAGTACCTCGGCCCGGCCGTCATGAAGTTCGGCGGTTCCAACGCGTTCCGGGTGCTGGCCCGTAAGGAGGGCTGA